Proteins encoded in a region of the Acidobacteriota bacterium genome:
- a CDS encoding SRPBCC family protein, translated as MDQSTRPTGRTVTTDEGSLEIMMHPNTLNPALDLVLERTIDVPPALVWKAWTTPELMVQWFTPAPWKTVSCEVDLRPGGIFKTVMESPEGQRMDHDPGCILEVVHERKLVWTSALGPGYRPSKTPESPLAFFFTAIISIEAHGTGSRYTATVIHTDEAGAARHREMGFHEGWGSALDQLVALMHKA; from the coding sequence ATGGACCAGTCGACTCGACCAACTGGACGCACTGTTACTACAGATGAAGGATCGCTCGAAATCATGATGCACCCGAATACGCTCAACCCCGCGCTCGACCTCGTACTGGAACGCACGATCGACGTACCACCCGCTCTGGTCTGGAAGGCGTGGACCACGCCCGAGTTGATGGTGCAGTGGTTCACGCCCGCGCCGTGGAAAACGGTCTCGTGCGAAGTAGATTTGCGGCCTGGCGGCATTTTTAAAACCGTCATGGAGTCGCCGGAGGGTCAGCGGATGGACCATGACCCTGGGTGCATTCTGGAAGTGGTGCACGAACGAAAGCTTGTGTGGACCAGCGCCCTTGGGCCAGGCTATCGCCCGTCGAAAACGCCGGAGAGCCCGCTGGCCTTCTTCTTCACGGCCATCATCAGCATTGAGGCTCACGGCACGGGCTCACGGTATACGGCCACCGTCATCCACACTGACGAGGCCGGTGCTGCCCGGCATCGCGAGATGGGTTTTCACGAGGGCTGGGGCAGCGCGCTCGATCAACTCGTAGCGCTCATGCACAAGGCCTGA
- a CDS encoding DUF885 domain-containing protein — translation MTIVRVAVGLIVVAAVGVSIAACGSTPSGSPAQPMYDQFDRDWQYWMAQHPEVAVSLGVPGGEGRWTDYSADAIATRATYVRESLERIKFVDRATLGEADQLNYDLYRQLLETAVEGLDLQNDAIPIRGVTARNLMMPMNQMEGMQQDIPRTIALMPTQSSADLSNIVTRLRGIPAVVDQTIALMRQGIVEKMTPPRIVLRDLPGQVLAQVVDEPLSSPMLAAFVTRPSGVPESEWPGLVEQATAAYRQQVAVAFRRMHAFLVDEYLPACRDSIGANALPRGDALYQYNAKWHTTTAKTPKEIHDIGVAEVARIRAEMEKVIAQAGYADRFDDFVRFLRTDRRFYYTDANALVSGYRDVAKRADPELAKLFGRLPGTPYGVIRVPDAVAPSQTTAYYEPGSLVAGRPGYMFANTYKLDARPKYEMEALTLHEAVPGHHLQIAIAQELTGLPEFRKHSSYTAYVEGWALYAERLGEQMGFYKDPYSRFGQLTYEMWRAVRLVVDTGLHSMGWTRQQAIDFFLKNTAKTQQDITVEVDRYIVWPGQALGYKMGEIKLRELRTAAEAQLGTAFDIRSFHDEILASGAVPLDVVETRVKSWIERAKVH, via the coding sequence ATGACGATAGTTCGAGTGGCGGTCGGTCTGATAGTCGTGGCGGCAGTGGGTGTCTCGATCGCCGCATGTGGCTCCACTCCCTCCGGTTCGCCGGCGCAGCCGATGTACGACCAGTTCGATCGCGACTGGCAGTACTGGATGGCCCAGCACCCGGAAGTGGCCGTAAGTCTCGGCGTCCCTGGCGGCGAGGGGCGTTGGACCGACTACTCCGCAGACGCCATCGCCACCCGCGCCACCTACGTGCGCGAGAGCCTCGAACGAATCAAGTTCGTTGACCGTGCCACGCTTGGTGAGGCCGACCAGCTCAACTACGACCTGTACCGGCAGCTGCTCGAAACAGCCGTCGAGGGGCTCGACCTGCAGAATGACGCGATTCCCATCAGGGGCGTGACCGCCCGCAACCTGATGATGCCCATGAACCAGATGGAGGGCATGCAGCAGGACATCCCACGCACCATCGCCCTGATGCCCACGCAATCGTCCGCGGATCTTTCCAACATCGTCACTCGCCTACGCGGGATTCCGGCCGTCGTGGACCAGACGATCGCGCTCATGCGGCAGGGCATCGTCGAGAAGATGACGCCTCCTCGCATCGTCCTGCGCGACCTGCCCGGCCAGGTCCTGGCGCAGGTGGTGGACGAGCCGCTGTCGAGTCCGATGCTCGCCGCGTTCGTGACCCGGCCGTCAGGTGTGCCGGAATCCGAGTGGCCGGGCCTCGTAGAGCAGGCCACCGCCGCGTATCGCCAGCAAGTAGCGGTCGCGTTTCGGCGGATGCACGCGTTCCTCGTGGACGAGTACCTTCCCGCATGCCGGGATTCGATTGGCGCCAACGCCTTGCCAAGGGGCGATGCGCTGTATCAATACAACGCGAAGTGGCACACCACGACCGCGAAGACGCCGAAGGAGATTCACGACATCGGCGTCGCTGAGGTTGCGCGCATCCGCGCCGAGATGGAGAAGGTCATCGCGCAGGCCGGCTACGCGGATCGCTTTGACGACTTCGTGCGCTTCCTGCGAACCGACCGGCGCTTCTACTACACCGATGCCAACGCGCTGGTCAGCGGCTACCGGGATGTGGCGAAGCGTGCGGACCCCGAGTTGGCGAAGTTGTTCGGACGGCTTCCCGGCACACCTTACGGCGTGATTCGCGTCCCCGATGCCGTGGCACCGTCGCAGACCACCGCCTACTACGAGCCCGGGTCCCTGGTCGCTGGCCGCCCGGGTTACATGTTCGCGAACACGTACAAACTCGACGCGCGGCCGAAATACGAGATGGAGGCGCTGACGCTGCACGAAGCCGTGCCCGGCCACCATCTGCAGATCGCCATCGCACAGGAACTGACCGGCTTGCCGGAGTTCCGCAAGCACTCCAGCTACACCGCCTACGTGGAAGGATGGGCGTTATACGCCGAGCGCCTCGGCGAGCAGATGGGCTTCTACAAAGACCCCTATTCGCGCTTCGGCCAGCTCACCTACGAAATGTGGCGAGCCGTCAGGCTCGTGGTGGACACGGGACTCCACTCGATGGGATGGACCAGGCAACAAGCGATCGATTTCTTTCTCAAGAACACCGCAAAAACCCAGCAGGACATCACCGTCGAGGTGGACCGCTACATCGTGTGGCCCGGCCAGGCGCTGGGTTACAAGATGGGCGAGATCAAGCTGCGCGAACTCCGCACGGCGGCGGAAGCACAACTCGGAACAGCCTTCGACATCCGGAGCTTCCACGATGAGATCCTCGCCTCGGGAGCGGTGCCCCTCGACGTGGTCGAGACTCGCGTCAAGTCGTGGATCGAACGCGCGAAGGTCCACTGA
- a CDS encoding M20/M25/M40 family metallo-hydrolase — MSRMFSLVLAGVLLTSFGHIRAAQTPFPTKFSPAIAARADVKLALAYIDRRFDAQVEEWILLTEIPGTSGHEQKRADYVKAELRKLDMTPETDEVGNVWAVRKGTGGGPTVVFAAHMDTVHPLDTPLKVRREDNGTLHAPGIFDNTASIASQLQTMRALRDAKIETKGDIIFLFTVQEEVGLKGMYHWAEKHPGLTDMLVGVDGALGPVNYGALGIYWSRMKFSGDGAHTLQSRDQPNTVRAAAQCITDIYTVPLPPANDPIPAIYNVGGMLSGGNVVNAIPQEVTFTVDLRTVDAEMLQKLDAAIVDKCEAAGKAHRVKFVREWIQKSEAGGRPDQLTAQRAHPLVQTAIDVLRFLDVPMPAGREAIPTGSTDANVGVVLKIPAISVGRSRGGGGHTLQEWAHIDSAKTGAQQLVLLAVSLAEPSGK, encoded by the coding sequence ATGTCCCGAATGTTCTCTCTTGTCCTCGCCGGCGTGCTTTTGACCTCCTTCGGCCACATCCGGGCCGCCCAGACGCCATTCCCCACCAAGTTCTCGCCGGCCATCGCCGCCAGGGCCGACGTCAAACTGGCGCTGGCGTACATCGATCGCCGCTTCGACGCACAGGTGGAAGAGTGGATCCTGCTGACCGAGATCCCCGGCACCTCGGGACATGAACAGAAGCGCGCCGACTACGTGAAGGCGGAACTCCGCAAGCTCGATATGACGCCTGAGACCGATGAGGTCGGCAACGTCTGGGCCGTGCGCAAAGGCACCGGCGGCGGGCCGACGGTGGTGTTTGCCGCCCACATGGACACGGTGCATCCGCTCGATACGCCGCTCAAGGTGCGCCGCGAAGACAACGGCACGCTGCATGCGCCGGGCATCTTCGACAACACAGCCTCGATCGCCAGCCAGTTGCAGACCATGCGGGCGTTGCGCGACGCAAAGATCGAAACCAAAGGCGACATCATCTTCCTCTTCACCGTACAGGAGGAGGTCGGCCTGAAAGGGATGTATCACTGGGCCGAGAAACACCCGGGCCTCACTGACATGCTCGTTGGCGTCGATGGCGCGTTGGGCCCGGTCAACTACGGCGCGCTCGGCATCTACTGGTCGCGCATGAAGTTTTCCGGCGACGGCGCGCACACGCTGCAGTCACGCGACCAACCCAACACCGTTCGCGCGGCCGCGCAGTGCATCACCGACATTTACACCGTTCCCCTGCCGCCGGCCAACGACCCGATCCCGGCGATCTACAACGTGGGCGGCATGCTCTCGGGCGGCAACGTCGTGAACGCCATCCCGCAGGAAGTGACGTTTACCGTGGACCTGCGTACGGTCGATGCCGAGATGCTCCAGAAACTCGATGCGGCCATCGTGGACAAATGCGAGGCCGCGGGCAAGGCACACCGCGTGAAGTTTGTGCGGGAGTGGATTCAGAAGTCGGAGGCGGGTGGCCGGCCCGATCAGCTCACGGCCCAGCGCGCGCACCCACTGGTACAGACGGCAATTGATGTGTTGCGATTCCTGGATGTGCCCATGCCCGCTGGACGCGAGGCCATCCCCACCGGCTCCACCGACGCCAACGTCGGCGTCGTCCTCAAAATTCCCGCGATCTCGGTCGGGCGTTCCCGCGGCGGTGGCGGTCACACGCTCCAGGAATGGGCGCACATCGACTCGGCCAAGACCGGCGCCCAGCAACTGGTGCTGCTCGCGGTGTCGCTGGCGGAGCCGTCGGGGAAATAG
- a CDS encoding helix-turn-helix transcriptional regulator encodes MSYRSPDALLPLTPVAFEILLALADEPLHGYAILQAVEARLSGLLPLRTGTLYRSLARLLEDELIEEAAARDSTDERRRCYRITTHGRKVAALEAARLEGQVVAARARRLLPSRKLRP; translated from the coding sequence ATGTCCTATCGATCGCCCGACGCGCTGCTGCCGCTGACTCCTGTTGCCTTCGAGATCCTGCTCGCGCTCGCCGACGAGCCGCTGCACGGTTACGCCATCCTGCAGGCCGTTGAGGCACGGCTCAGTGGACTGCTGCCGCTGCGCACCGGCACGTTGTATCGGTCGCTGGCGCGTCTTCTCGAGGACGAGCTGATTGAAGAGGCGGCGGCCAGAGATTCGACGGATGAGCGTCGCCGGTGTTACCGCATCACCACACATGGGCGCAAAGTCGCGGCGCTTGAGGCAGCCAGGCTTGAAGGCCAGGTCGTCGCGGCCAGAGCGCGCCGATTGCTGCCTTCCAGGAAGTTGCGTCCGTGA
- a CDS encoding ABC transporter permease produces the protein MAAEPAPPERIAVAPANLADYAARVRSLSSMAAYASVGRNFTGGGVAERLSGEEVTANYFSTLGVVPALGRGFTADETTAGRERVVIISHALWQARFGGAADVLGKTMRLGETHEIVGVMPADFVALSQPGAADPLSIWLPMVFEPSSLSNRKEHIVQVVARLAPSASPATAGQELAAVSEAMARDFPDMGKTRAALAPLRADQVSDVRTMLIVLLSAVGLVLLVACVNVAGLLLVRALGRRREMAVRFALGASRNRVVMEQVVQSLVLAAAGGAAGVLLGWAITRGLVAIAPASLPHIQHAGLDGRVLAFTVVTVIITGLVFGAWPALQAARIDPVEALKDGDRSVAGAWVVRRRGALLVAEVALSAVLLVGALLMIRSMMALERVDLGFSSTNVLAATVALPPNRYGTPEARLKFFESLEARLRQTPGVTDVAFGNRLPLRGDWVSGMVFEGDPTFRQAGFQAVSPGYFKTFGIPLVQGRALAADDRLGSAGVALVNEAFSRTLLGGASPIGRVIRRGPGMPPITVVGVVGDVRRTGRTDETGTRAAEVVAQVYLPAAHTALYPLHLRDIAVRITPGAAGVPEAIRAAVTELDSDQPVTTVRTLDDSLAMGAAQKRFQTSLFGLFAFVAFGLAIVGVYGVIAYSVSQRSAEIALRLTLGATKPGIVIDIMRRTAVMVAAGVFAGLAVALLSSRMLTSLLFEITPTDPVTYVVTAAGLLVAGVAAGGLAGLRATKVNPITALK, from the coding sequence GTGGCTGCGGAGCCGGCGCCGCCAGAGCGCATCGCCGTGGCGCCGGCGAATCTGGCCGACTACGCCGCGCGGGTGCGGTCCCTCTCGTCAATGGCCGCGTACGCATCGGTCGGCCGGAACTTCACCGGCGGGGGCGTGGCGGAGCGGTTGTCAGGCGAAGAGGTCACGGCCAACTACTTCTCGACACTGGGTGTGGTGCCCGCGCTGGGCCGCGGGTTCACGGCGGACGAAACCACCGCGGGTCGGGAACGCGTGGTCATCATCAGCCACGCGTTGTGGCAGGCGCGGTTCGGCGGTGCGGCTGATGTCCTGGGAAAGACGATGCGGCTGGGGGAGACGCACGAAATTGTTGGTGTCATGCCGGCGGATTTTGTGGCGCTGAGCCAGCCGGGCGCGGCCGATCCCTTGTCGATATGGCTGCCCATGGTCTTTGAGCCCAGCTCCCTGTCCAACCGCAAGGAGCACATCGTGCAGGTGGTGGCCAGACTCGCCCCGTCCGCGTCGCCTGCGACGGCGGGGCAGGAGTTGGCGGCGGTATCTGAGGCAATGGCGCGCGATTTCCCTGATATGGGGAAGACCCGGGCGGCGCTTGCGCCCCTGCGCGCGGACCAGGTCAGTGATGTCAGAACGATGCTGATCGTGCTGCTGTCGGCCGTGGGTCTCGTGCTGCTGGTGGCGTGTGTCAACGTGGCGGGCCTGCTGCTGGTACGCGCGCTGGGCCGGCGGCGCGAAATGGCCGTCCGCTTCGCGCTGGGGGCCAGCCGCAATCGTGTGGTCATGGAGCAAGTGGTGCAAAGTCTGGTGCTTGCCGCCGCAGGCGGCGCAGCAGGCGTTCTCCTTGGCTGGGCCATTACGCGCGGCCTGGTGGCGATCGCGCCCGCCTCACTCCCCCACATCCAACACGCCGGACTCGACGGGCGCGTACTCGCGTTCACGGTGGTGACGGTCATCATCACCGGACTCGTCTTTGGCGCCTGGCCGGCTCTGCAAGCCGCACGGATCGATCCCGTTGAGGCCCTCAAGGACGGCGACCGCTCGGTGGCCGGAGCCTGGGTAGTCAGACGCCGGGGTGCATTGCTGGTGGCCGAGGTGGCGCTCTCCGCGGTCCTGCTGGTCGGCGCTCTCCTGATGATTCGCAGCATGATGGCGCTTGAGCGGGTGGACCTCGGATTCAGTTCGACGAACGTACTGGCCGCAACCGTGGCTCTTCCACCGAATCGGTACGGCACACCCGAAGCCCGGTTGAAATTCTTCGAATCACTGGAGGCCCGCCTTCGGCAGACGCCCGGTGTGACGGATGTGGCGTTTGGCAATCGATTGCCGCTGCGGGGCGACTGGGTCAGCGGTATGGTCTTCGAGGGTGACCCAACATTCCGGCAGGCGGGGTTTCAGGCGGTCAGCCCCGGCTACTTCAAGACGTTTGGCATCCCGCTGGTCCAGGGCCGCGCCCTGGCTGCCGACGACCGGTTGGGCAGCGCGGGCGTGGCTCTAGTCAATGAGGCGTTCTCGCGCACGCTTCTGGGTGGCGCAAGTCCGATCGGGCGTGTCATTCGCCGCGGACCTGGTATGCCCCCGATCACCGTGGTGGGCGTCGTCGGCGACGTCCGGCGGACGGGGCGGACCGACGAGACCGGAACCCGAGCGGCCGAGGTGGTCGCACAGGTATACCTCCCCGCGGCTCACACCGCGCTGTATCCGCTGCACCTGCGGGATATTGCCGTCAGGATTACGCCAGGAGCCGCGGGAGTGCCGGAGGCAATCAGGGCCGCGGTCACCGAACTCGATTCCGACCAGCCCGTGACCACCGTGCGCACACTCGATGACTCTCTGGCGATGGGCGCGGCGCAGAAGCGCTTTCAAACGTCGCTGTTTGGCCTCTTCGCCTTCGTCGCATTCGGCCTTGCCATCGTTGGTGTCTACGGCGTCATTGCGTACAGCGTCTCACAACGTTCGGCGGAAATCGCGCTGCGACTGACCCTTGGTGCGACCAAGCCGGGAATCGTCATCGACATCATGCGCCGCACCGCCGTGATGGTAGCCGCCGGCGTGTTCGCCGGCCTCGCGGTGGCGCTGCTCTCGTCCCGGATGCTGACCAGCCTGCTGTTTGAGATCACGCCGACCGATCCGGTGACGTATGTGGTCACTGCGGCCGGGTTGCTTGTCGCCGGAGTGGCCGCCGGCGGCCTGGCCGGCCTTCGCGCGACCAAGGTGAATCCGATCACGGCGCTGAAATAG
- a CDS encoding winged helix-turn-helix transcriptional regulator, whose amino-acid sequence MFRGLADPTRRAVLERLSRGPTPVTELAQPFDMALPSFTQHLNILEGCGLVKSTKTGRVRTYTLVPASLSRADAWLNRQQARWTSRLDQLDALLLQMKDRSKS is encoded by the coding sequence ATCTTCAGAGGGTTGGCCGATCCGACCAGGCGCGCCGTGCTTGAGCGGTTGAGCCGCGGCCCCACGCCCGTGACCGAGTTGGCGCAACCATTCGACATGGCCCTTCCTTCGTTCACGCAACACCTGAACATTCTGGAAGGCTGTGGCCTCGTGAAATCCACAAAAACCGGCCGCGTGCGCACCTACACCCTGGTGCCGGCCTCACTCTCGCGAGCCGATGCCTGGCTGAACCGACAGCAGGCGCGATGGACCAGTCGACTCGACCAACTGGACGCACTGTTACTACAGATGAAGGATCGCTCGAAATCATGA
- a CDS encoding PadR family transcriptional regulator codes for MSERTDVLQGTLALMVLKTLQTLGPQHGYGIARRIEQVSGGALQLNQGTLYPALVKLEHQGWIKTRWGTSDNNRKAKFYSLTPRGERQLAAETTKWSLVTSVVGRFLDEPTGDA; via the coding sequence ATGAGCGAACGAACGGACGTGTTGCAGGGCACCCTCGCGCTGATGGTGCTCAAGACGCTGCAGACCCTCGGCCCACAACATGGTTACGGCATTGCCCGCCGGATTGAACAGGTCAGCGGTGGGGCGCTGCAGCTCAACCAGGGCACGTTGTATCCGGCGTTGGTCAAGCTCGAACATCAGGGCTGGATCAAAACGCGCTGGGGCACCTCGGACAACAACCGCAAGGCCAAGTTTTACAGCCTGACGCCGCGCGGCGAACGCCAGTTGGCGGCCGAGACGACGAAGTGGTCGCTGGTGACGTCGGTGGTCGGCCGCTTCCTTGATGAACCCACGGGGGATGCGTGA
- a CDS encoding pyridoxal-phosphate dependent enzyme gives MVRINSLTKGVIAATVLAKVETFNPGNSIKDRMALKMIEDAERDGRLKPGGTIIEGTSGNTGMGLAIAAVVKGYKCIFTTTDKQSKEKVDALQALGAEVIVCPTNVEPEDPRSYYSVSSRLERDTPNSWKANQYDNLSNSQAHYEQTGPEIWDQTEGRITHLVSGVGTGGTICGAGRYLKEKNPKIQILGIDTYGSVFKKYKETGIFDKNEIYPYVTEGIGEDFLPQNVDFSVIDHFEKVTDKDAAVMTRRISREEGIFAGNSAGSAMAGLLQMKARFKAGDLVVVIFHDHGTRYLGKMFNNDWMRKMGYLDKSGLTARDLVTAKKTVPMLSIETTDTVAQAVHVMTEHDFSQIPVMQAGRLVGSINEGRLYGALVKDPAIRTQPVSSIMQSAFPFADISTGIDALASMLTADNPAVLVRDFKSDETYVITRSDIVRALG, from the coding sequence ATGGTCCGCATCAACTCCCTCACCAAAGGTGTCATTGCGGCCACCGTGCTGGCCAAGGTCGAGACGTTCAACCCCGGCAACTCCATCAAGGACCGTATGGCCCTCAAGATGATCGAGGACGCCGAACGCGACGGCCGGCTCAAGCCCGGCGGCACCATCATCGAGGGCACGTCGGGCAACACCGGCATGGGCCTGGCGATTGCGGCCGTGGTCAAGGGCTACAAGTGCATTTTCACCACCACCGACAAGCAGTCGAAGGAAAAGGTCGATGCGCTGCAGGCGCTCGGCGCCGAGGTCATCGTGTGCCCCACCAACGTTGAACCCGAGGATCCGCGCTCGTACTACTCCGTGTCGTCCCGCCTCGAACGGGACACCCCGAATTCCTGGAAAGCCAACCAGTACGACAATCTCTCGAACTCACAAGCCCACTACGAGCAGACCGGACCCGAGATCTGGGATCAGACCGAGGGCCGCATCACTCACCTGGTCTCGGGCGTCGGCACTGGCGGCACCATCTGCGGCGCTGGTCGGTACCTGAAGGAGAAGAACCCGAAGATCCAAATACTCGGCATCGACACCTACGGCTCGGTGTTCAAGAAGTACAAAGAGACCGGCATTTTCGACAAGAACGAGATCTATCCGTACGTGACCGAGGGCATTGGCGAAGACTTCCTGCCGCAGAACGTGGATTTTTCGGTCATCGATCACTTTGAAAAGGTCACCGACAAGGATGCGGCGGTGATGACCCGCAGGATTTCGCGCGAGGAAGGCATCTTCGCCGGCAACTCTGCCGGCTCCGCCATGGCGGGCCTGTTACAGATGAAGGCCCGCTTCAAGGCCGGCGACCTCGTGGTGGTCATCTTCCACGACCACGGCACCCGCTATCTCGGCAAGATGTTCAACAACGACTGGATGCGCAAGATGGGCTACCTCGACAAGTCGGGCCTGACCGCGCGCGATCTGGTGACAGCCAAGAAAACAGTGCCGATGCTGTCCATTGAAACCACCGACACCGTCGCCCAGGCGGTGCATGTGATGACCGAGCACGATTTTTCGCAAATCCCCGTCATGCAGGCCGGCCGCCTGGTCGGTTCCATCAACGAGGGCCGCCTCTATGGTGCGCTGGTGAAAGATCCCGCCATTCGCACCCAACCGGTGTCGTCGATCATGCAGTCGGCATTTCCCTTCGCCGATATTTCCACCGGCATCGACGCGCTGGCGTCCATGCTCACGGCAGACAACCCCGCCGTGCTCGTCCGCGACTTCAAGAGCGATGAGACCTATGTCATCACCCGCTCGGATATCGTCCGGGCGCTGGGGTAA